The DNA segment GGCAAGATTAAAAGCCTCGGCCGCCTATTTCGCGTTTCCTTTCCATGAAAAGAAAATTCGCGCCGCCCTCGCCGCGCTGGCGTTGATTTTTTCCGCCCGCTGTCCGCGCGGAAACAAAAAAACCGGCCCCGGCCGCGGCCGGCGGGTGCGCTTGCGGTTACGCCGAAGCGGGGAATTTTCGCTGGAAGATTCGCCGTTTGAGCCGGGAAGCTCCGCCAGGCCGAAGGTTTGCCTGGCGAAACATCCGGTTGCATCCGGGAACGTTTTCCTTTACCATAAGACCACTCACCGGAAGGTTTACGACGAGGCCCGGGCGGCGCGCCCGGGATATGACGAAGTCATTCTCTGGAATGAAAAGGGGGAAGCGACGGAATTCTGCGCGGCCAATATCATTGTTGAGCTTGGCGGCGAAAAGCTGACCCCGCCGGTGAATTGCGGATTGTTGCCGGGCACATACCGGCAATGGCTTCTGCGGAAAGGCGCGATAAGGGAAGAGGTGATCAAAATTAACATGCTGCCGCAATGCCGGCGGATATTCCTCTGCAATTCGGTCAGGAAAATGCGGGAAGTGCGGTTGGAAACTGGAAATTAGCGCTGAAGCTGGTTTTATATTCCCAATTTCAAATTTCCGGTTTCAACGTTTTATAAACTCGTTGATTTATGTCTGTCAGAGTTCACCTTAAAATTTCCGGGCTTGTGCAGGGGGTCTGTTTCCGTTATTACTGCCGTGAAGAGGCGGAACGGCTGGGCTTGAAAGGGTTTGTGCGGAACAATGCCGACGGCACCGTGGAAGTGGTGGCGGAAGGCGGGGAAGAGGCCGCCGGAAGTTTGGCGGCCTGGTGCCGGCACGGGCCGCCCGCGGCCCGCGTGACAGACTGCGAGGAAATATTGGAGAGCGCGGCGGGCGGATTTGATTCGTTTGGAATAGGATAGAGAACCGCGCGCGGCTGAAAGAAATGAAAAAAACAAAATTATTTGCGGAAGAATTCAGAAACAAGGCGGCGGACGTTCTCCGCCGTGAAAACCAGCCGCTGAACGAAAAACAAATCGCCGCAAAGCTGGCGGTGCGCGGAAAAGAACGCAAGCTGCTGGTCAAACTGCTGAATGCCATGGTCCGGGAAGGCCTGATTGTCCGTGTGCATCAGAACCATTACGGGTGCGGGTCCCCGGCCGGCCTGGTAACCGGCGAACTGGAAGTGCGCCGCTCCGGCGACGGCGTCGTCACGCCGCGGGCCATTTCCGAAGATTCGGAACAAAAGGGAGGCGGCGAAGTTTTTGTTTCCCGCGGCAATTTGGGCACGGCTCTGCCGCATGACCTGGTGGTGGTGCGGCTGGTCAAGGATACGGAGGGGATAAAATGGGGATTGCGCCGCGCCGGAAAGGTGATCCGCATCCTGGAACGTTCTCCGGGAAACATTGTCGGCACTTTGCGCGCCACCGGCCGGTTTTTTTACGTCGTTCCGATTGACCCGGTTTACGAAAGGGATTTTTACGTGCCCGGCCCCGGCAAGGCGCGGGTCAACGACCGGGTTGTGGTGCGGTTTGTGTCCTGGGCCAACCGCCATGTCAACCCGGAGGCGGAAATCATTGACGTCATCGGTCCGGAAAATAATCCTTCCCATGACACCGCCGTCATTATCCGGCAGTATAATCTGCCGGATCGTTTCCGGCCGGAAATCCTGAATGAGGCCGCCCGCTGCGCGGAACTGCTGAAAGAACCAGGTCCGCGGAACGATTTCCGCGGAAAACATATTTTCACCGTTGACCCGGCCACGGCGCGCGATTATGACGACGCTATTTCGCTGGAAACCGGCCCGGACGGCAACCGCGTTCTCGGGGTGCATATTGCCGACGTTTCCCATTTCGTCCGGCCGAACAGCGCCCTGGACAAGGAGGCCCGCCTGCGGGGCAACAGCGTTTATTTCCCGGATCTGGTTCTGCCGATGCTGCCCGAGGAAATTTCCAATGGGCTTTGCAGCCTCAGGCCGGGCGAAGACAAATTCGCCTTTTCGGTTCTCATGACTTTTGACGCCGCCGGCGCGCCGTTAAAGGCCGATTTTTGCCGGAGCATAATCCGTTCGCGTTTGCGGCTGACCTACGGGCAGGCTTTGGATGCCCTTCAAAGCCCGCACCGGCATTCGGTGGATATTGACAGGCAGTCGCGCGATCTGCTGTTGGGGTGCCATAATCTTGCCCAGCAGATGCGCCGGCGCCGTTTTTCGCAATACGCGTTGAATCTGGATATGCCGGAATACGAAATTTTCATGGGCAAGAACGGCATGATAGAGGATATTCGCCAGACTCTCAGCGATGTTTCCCACCAGTTGATTGAAGAATGCATGATCGCCGCCAACGAGGCGGTGGACCGCGCGCTGAGTGAAAAGGGCTTTTGCCTTGTCCGGCGGGTGCATGAGCCTCCGGATGCCAGGAAAATTGAGGCGCTTGCCACCCAGCTTGCGGAAATCGGTTTTCATCCCGGCGACCTTTCCAAACGGAAAAACATGGCGGATTTTCTTGAAAAGATCATCGGCCATCCCTTTGAATATGACGCCAAGCTGGCGGTGTTGAAGAGCATGAAACGCGCGGTTTATTCGCCGGAAACGTTCGGCCATTACGGGTTGGCCAAGAAATATTACGCCCATTTTACCTCGCCGATCCGCCGTTATCCCGACTTAGTTGTCCACCGCGTTCTGGCGGCCATGCTGGCCGGCCGCGCGAACCCGTACCGGCCCGGCGAACTGGCCGGTTTAAGCTTATCCTGTTCGCGCGCCGAACAGGCCGCCGACGAGGCGGAAAAAGCCCTGATTGAGATAAAAAAATACAGGTTTCTGGAACAGCAGATTGCGCGCCGCAAACCTGAAATTCACGACGCCGTCGTGGTCCACGTCAGGAATTTCGGCATGTTTGTTGAACTGACGAAACTGCAATTGCAGGGCTTGGTGCGCGTTTCCACGATTTCAAGGGAATTTGTGCGCTATGATCCCCGGCGCGAGGAATTGTGCGCGCATAAAAAGAAATACGGCGCCGGGAGCCGCGTGAAAGTGATGCCGGTCAGGGTTGATTTTGACAAGCGCCAGATTGACTTTGTGCTGGCGGAAGATCAACATGGAGTAACTTAAACTTACGGAACGGCAAAGAAAAACAGGAAAACATCCTCTCTCAGAGCGTGTTGAGAACACGGAAAAAATGTTTGCTTTCGCCTTCGGCGAAAAGAAATATTTCTCTATGAACTCTGTGGTCTTTGTGCGAAACATTTTTCTTTTATTTGGGTTGCGGGCATAGCCCGCATTGGGAGGAAAATAATGATTCGGGAAAAAATCAAGATTGGGATCGCCGGCGCGCGTTTTGCCGCCGCTTTCCATCTGGCTTCATACCGGGCACTGGCCGGCATCGGCGCCGAGGTAATCGGTGTGTATTCAAAATCGCGGAAAAGCCGCGAGGCGTTCGCGCGGAAGAACGGCTTGAAAGCCTTTGCGAGCTACGACGAGATGGTTCGGGCGGTTGACGCGGTGGATTTGTGCGTTCCCGGCGCTTTGCACGAGCCGCTCTGCCTGCGCGCGGCCGAATTGAAGCGCCACGTGATCGTTGAAAAGCCTTTCACCGGCGCTTACGGGCCGGGGGCCGAAGATTGGCGGGGAAACAAGGCGGACAAAAAAC comes from the Kiritimatiellia bacterium genome and includes:
- a CDS encoding VacB/RNase II family 3'-5' exoribonuclease; protein product: MKKTKLFAEEFRNKAADVLRRENQPLNEKQIAAKLAVRGKERKLLVKLLNAMVREGLIVRVHQNHYGCGSPAGLVTGELEVRRSGDGVVTPRAISEDSEQKGGGEVFVSRGNLGTALPHDLVVVRLVKDTEGIKWGLRRAGKVIRILERSPGNIVGTLRATGRFFYVVPIDPVYERDFYVPGPGKARVNDRVVVRFVSWANRHVNPEAEIIDVIGPENNPSHDTAVIIRQYNLPDRFRPEILNEAARCAELLKEPGPRNDFRGKHIFTVDPATARDYDDAISLETGPDGNRVLGVHIADVSHFVRPNSALDKEARLRGNSVYFPDLVLPMLPEEISNGLCSLRPGEDKFAFSVLMTFDAAGAPLKADFCRSIIRSRLRLTYGQALDALQSPHRHSVDIDRQSRDLLLGCHNLAQQMRRRRFSQYALNLDMPEYEIFMGKNGMIEDIRQTLSDVSHQLIEECMIAANEAVDRALSEKGFCLVRRVHEPPDARKIEALATQLAEIGFHPGDLSKRKNMADFLEKIIGHPFEYDAKLAVLKSMKRAVYSPETFGHYGLAKKYYAHFTSPIRRYPDLVVHRVLAAMLAGRANPYRPGELAGLSLSCSRAEQAADEAEKALIEIKKYRFLEQQIARRKPEIHDAVVVHVRNFGMFVELTKLQLQGLVRVSTISREFVRYDPRREELCAHKKKYGAGSRVKVMPVRVDFDKRQIDFVLAEDQHGVT
- a CDS encoding acylphosphatase translates to MSVRVHLKISGLVQGVCFRYYCREEAERLGLKGFVRNNADGTVEVVAEGGEEAAGSLAAWCRHGPPAARVTDCEEILESAAGGFDSFGIG